From a single Micromonospora carbonacea genomic region:
- a CDS encoding type I polyketide synthase yields MADEERLREYLTRVIAELHQTRQRLREVTAEESEPVAIVAMSCRYPGGITSPEALWDFVSAGGDAIGEFPTDRGWDLDRLHHPDPDNPGTSYTAAGGFLYDAGRFDAALFGISPREALAMDPQQRLLLEVTWELFERAGIAPLSLRGSRTGAFVGTSGQDYAAVLHRAPGVEGYVLTGSAASVVSGRLAYTFGLEGPTVTVDTACSSSSVAVHLACQALRQRECGLALAGGATVLATPGPFVEFSRQRGLAADGRCKSFAAAADGTGWSEGVGMLLLERLSDARRNGHPVLGIIRSSAVNSDGASNGLTAPNGPAQQRVIRQALAGAKLTPDLVDVVEAHGTGTTLGDPIEAQALLATYGQDRGDAAPLLLGSIKSNLGHSQAAAGIAGIIKMVLAMRHGTVPATLHVDAPTPHVDWAAGKVTLVTEPTPWPTVDRPRRAAVSSFGMSGTNTHLILEQPGAADAATAAADRPEPPAPVLLTGRTRAALRRQAEQWSRYVADAAPHPADVAWSSVTSRSPLEHRAVVLADDTDGLLAALTALADDRPAPGLVTGSAAERGAVAFLYSGQGAQRAGMGRELAAAFPVFAQALDEVCAALDAHLPRPLREVLFADAGTPEAALLDQTVFTQAGLFAVEVALHRLLGSFGIAPDLVAGHSIGEVVAAHVAGVFTLADAATLVAARGRLMQALPPGGAMLAVAASEADVAESLAGVTGPVGIAAVNGPASVVVSGAGSAVDEVAGGWAARGVKTRRLKVSHAFHSPLMEPMLAGFAAVVAGLDLRAPSLPIVSNVTGELADPAAIRTPDYWVRHVREAVRFADGVRTLRAHGVGTFVEVGPDAVLAATAEETLATVATAPDVAPAAVVPALRRDRPERRALLAALAHLHVAGTAVRWADVLADRPGRLVDLPTYPFERQHYWVPAEAPADPATGTGALDHRFWDAVERADLDALRDTLHLDDATVDSLRALLPALADWRRQRQEHTVLDGWRYRAEWQVTAEPTPGRLAGTWLLALPAGLADDPAVSAVSAALTAAGADALPLTVAPDADRAALAADLGGTPLAGVVSLLAWAPSADAAALPGLAATLALTQALGDAGQDAPLWLVTRGAVAAAAYDRLADPAQAATWGFGRVVSVEAPHRWGGLVDLPTRPDARAAGRLAAILTGTTGEDQLAVRGPGVFARRLVRAPLGDRPPARRYTPTGTALITGGTGGLGARAARWLAAAGAEHVVLVSRRGPAAPAAADLEAELTALGTRVTVAACDIADRAALADLLRRVEADGPPVRTVVHTAGVAQTTPLAEVTAAELAEVTGGKTAGATHLHELLADRDLDAFVVYSSIAATWGSAGQAGYAAGNAHLDALVQQRRADGHAGTAIAWGPWADGGMHGADSDQQLRRRGVPAMDPAVAMGALAQALDHDDATLTVADVDWTRFAPAYASARRRPLLEGVPEAKAALDGGAPTDDGDDGPAATLRRRLAGLTPARREETLADLIRDHAADVLGHDGGPAAIGATTAFRDLGFDSLTAVELRNRLVAATGQALPTTLVFDHPSPVVLARFLLGGLLGDATEPAPAAAAPAVDGDDPIAIVGMACRYPGGIADPDQLWRLVADGVDAIGDFPTNRGWDLDRLFDPDPTTPGTSYADQGGFLHDAADFDAAFFGISPREALAMDPQQRLLLEASWEAVERAGVDPAGLRGSRTGVFVGTNGQDYGALLMMSADAAEGFAGTGNAASVVSGRVAYALGLEGPAVSVDTACSSSLVALHLAVQALRRGECDLALAGGVTVMTTPATFAEFSRQRALAPDGRCKAFAEAADGTGWGEGVGVLLVERLSDARRNGHRVLAVVRGSAVNQDGASNGLTAPNGPSQQRVIRQALASAGLSAADVDVVEAHGTGTTLGDPIEAQALLATYGQDRGDAAPLLLGSVKSNIGHTQAAAGVAGIIKMVLAMRHGTVPATLHVDAPSGHIDWTAGAVELVTEALPWPGAGRPRRAAVSSFGMSGTNAHVIVEQGDEPADVPAGVRSPGLVDADVTVWPVSARSKAALAGQAERLAAHVRGHGGVEPAVVGWSLATTRATFDQRASVVGSGVEELLSGLDALASGLPAGNVVSGVASGHGVGPVFVFPGQGAQSARMAAGLVGRTPVFDARLAECQRALAPFLDVDLVSVLTGDDESWLERVEVVQPVLWAVGVALAAVWEHAGVSPQAVVGHSQGEIGAACVAGILSLDDAAKTVALRSRALAVLRGTGAMASVDLSAVAVTARLAQFPGVGVAAVNGPATVVVSGPPQPVADLVQACQAEGIRARLIPVDYASHSPSVQDVAERLRADLADVSPQPGRVRLVSTLTGDWVDPGSMTADYWYDNLRQTVQFDAAVRVAVVAGHTTFVEISPHPVLTMPVTAILDDAGVTGHTIGSLRRGDDDPTRLLSNLAAAHAIGLPVDLTKVLAEADTVDLPTYAFDRGRYWLEPPAHQVRDVGAAGLQDAGHPLLSAAIPVADDQTVVLTGRLSVRTHPWLADHAVGGAVIVPGTGIVDMVVRAGDEVDAGQLGDLTLISPLVVPPAGAVQVQVRVGAPSDSGERTVTVHSRPEGDGDGEWTRHAEGLLLPQLPAPLVVPGEWPPADAVEVDADLDAWYAEMAGGGLGYGPAFRGLLRVWRGVDEAYAEVALPEAVAADAPRFGLHPALFDAALQASGLTGLLGDGNRDGNSDGDAAGTGWMPFAFRAVGLHAHGATRLRVRLRPLGPDTLAVTLADAAGQPVATVESLTFRPVAAGRADEAAALRRNCLFHLDWTPLGGTSPDRTPLEQTPSDRPDVAGGTRWVLLGDDPAGLAAALAAAGHPVTAHADLAALAAEVERGGDVPDVVVAQWVGANPARAGDAAHDAARDALALVQGWLAQPGLERSRLVLRTAGAVGAAPGEAPRDLARAALWGLVRSAQAEHPGRFTLLDADDDAGCLAAVPAAVACGEPQVAVRDGALLVPRLVRARDAGTLALPGDDVPWRLDVTEKGTLENLAVLPCPEVGEALPAGQVRVAMRASGLNFRDVVLTLGMVPDQEVLGNEGAGVVLDVGPGVTGVAPGDRVMGLFSGSFASVAVTDHRLVTRIPAGWSYAEAAAVPVVFLTAWYGLVELARLDAGESVLVHAAAGGVGMAAVQIARHLGAEVYGTASPGKWPALCATGFDDAHVASSRSLDFVDAFRDRTGGRGVDVVLNALSGEFVDASLRLLAPGGRFVEMGKTDKRDPQRVAADHPGVSYQVFDLIEAGQDKIGEMLAELVALFAAGALRPLPRRDWDVRRAPEAFRFLSQARHVGKLALSIPQAPRLDGTVLVSGATGTLGALLCRHLVTVHDARQLLLVSRRGPDAEGADALLADLKALGADVSIVAADLADPDAVGDVLSLVDARHPLRAVVHAAGVLDDGVLESMTPDRLAAVLRPKVDAAWNLHRATVGHELTAFVLFSAAAGVFGGPGQGNYAAGNAFLDALAEHRRALGLPAVSLTWGRWAQASGMTGHLDAADIRRLDRGGMAALSNDEALALFDAAWRSERAVLMPAKISTGVAAPGAPVHPLLTGLVRAAGRRAAAGEAADGQAYAARLAGLTADKRVRALRDLVLSNVAVVLGHGDPAGIEPTRAFRELGFDSLTAVELRNRLGAATGLRLPATLVFDNPTPAALAAYLADQLAPAGGSAGGSADAAGGPATGAGLDLDRLEAALAGLDPADDEFRRITDRLHGLLDRLAERQSDAGDDDLESATAENIFDLIDRELETS; encoded by the coding sequence ATGGCGGACGAAGAGAGGCTGCGCGAGTACCTGACGCGGGTCATCGCCGAGCTGCACCAGACCCGCCAGCGGCTGCGCGAGGTCACCGCCGAGGAGTCCGAGCCGGTCGCCATCGTCGCGATGAGCTGTCGCTACCCCGGCGGCATCACCTCACCCGAGGCGCTGTGGGACTTCGTCTCCGCCGGCGGCGACGCCATCGGCGAGTTCCCCACCGACCGGGGCTGGGACCTCGACCGGCTGCACCACCCCGACCCCGACAACCCCGGCACCTCGTACACCGCCGCCGGGGGGTTCCTCTACGACGCGGGGCGCTTCGACGCCGCCCTGTTCGGCATCAGCCCCCGCGAGGCCCTCGCCATGGATCCGCAGCAGCGGCTGCTGCTGGAGGTCACCTGGGAGTTGTTCGAACGCGCCGGCATCGCCCCGCTGTCCCTGCGCGGCAGCCGCACCGGCGCGTTCGTCGGCACCTCCGGCCAGGACTACGCCGCCGTGCTGCACCGCGCCCCCGGCGTCGAGGGCTACGTCCTCACCGGCTCCGCCGCCAGCGTCGTCTCCGGCCGGCTCGCCTACACCTTCGGCCTGGAGGGGCCCACCGTCACCGTCGACACCGCCTGCTCCTCGTCGTCGGTCGCCGTCCACCTCGCCTGCCAGGCCCTGCGCCAGCGCGAGTGCGGCCTCGCCCTCGCCGGCGGCGCGACCGTGCTCGCCACCCCCGGCCCGTTCGTCGAGTTCTCCCGCCAGCGCGGGCTCGCCGCCGACGGGCGGTGCAAGTCGTTCGCCGCCGCCGCCGACGGCACCGGCTGGTCCGAGGGCGTCGGCATGCTCCTGCTCGAACGCCTCAGCGACGCCCGCCGCAACGGCCACCCCGTCCTCGGCATCATCCGCAGCTCCGCCGTCAACTCCGACGGCGCGTCCAACGGGCTGACCGCCCCCAACGGCCCCGCCCAGCAGCGGGTCATCCGGCAGGCCCTGGCCGGCGCGAAGCTCACCCCCGACCTCGTCGACGTCGTCGAGGCCCATGGCACCGGCACCACCCTCGGCGACCCCATCGAGGCCCAGGCCCTGCTCGCCACCTATGGCCAGGACCGGGGCGACGCCGCGCCGCTGCTGCTCGGCTCGATCAAGTCCAACCTCGGCCACAGCCAGGCCGCCGCCGGCATCGCCGGCATCATCAAGATGGTCCTGGCGATGCGGCACGGCACCGTGCCCGCCACCCTGCACGTCGACGCGCCCACCCCGCACGTCGACTGGGCCGCCGGCAAGGTCACCCTCGTCACCGAGCCGACCCCGTGGCCCACCGTGGACCGGCCCCGCCGGGCCGCCGTCTCCTCGTTCGGGATGAGCGGCACCAACACCCACCTCATCCTCGAACAGCCCGGGGCCGCCGACGCCGCGACCGCCGCCGCCGACCGCCCCGAGCCGCCCGCGCCCGTGCTGCTCACCGGCCGCACGCGCGCCGCGCTGCGCCGCCAGGCCGAGCAGTGGTCCCGGTACGTCGCCGACGCCGCCCCCCACCCCGCCGACGTCGCCTGGTCCTCGGTGACCTCCCGCAGCCCCCTGGAACACCGGGCCGTCGTCCTCGCCGACGACACCGACGGGCTGCTCGCCGCCCTGACCGCCCTCGCCGACGACCGGCCCGCCCCCGGCCTCGTCACCGGCTCCGCCGCCGAACGGGGCGCCGTCGCGTTCCTCTACTCCGGGCAGGGCGCACAGCGCGCCGGCATGGGCCGGGAGCTGGCCGCCGCGTTCCCGGTGTTCGCGCAGGCCCTCGACGAGGTGTGCGCCGCGCTCGACGCGCACCTGCCCCGGCCGCTGCGGGAGGTGCTGTTCGCCGACGCCGGCACGCCCGAGGCCGCGCTGCTCGACCAGACGGTGTTCACCCAGGCCGGGCTGTTCGCCGTCGAGGTGGCCCTGCACCGGCTGCTCGGCTCGTTCGGGATCGCCCCGGACCTCGTCGCGGGCCACTCCATCGGCGAGGTCGTCGCCGCGCACGTCGCCGGGGTGTTCACCCTCGCCGACGCGGCGACGCTGGTGGCGGCGCGGGGTCGGCTGATGCAGGCGCTGCCGCCCGGCGGGGCGATGCTGGCGGTCGCCGCGTCCGAGGCGGACGTGGCCGAGTCCCTCGCCGGCGTGACCGGCCCGGTCGGGATCGCCGCCGTCAACGGGCCCGCGTCCGTGGTGGTGTCGGGGGCCGGGTCCGCCGTGGACGAGGTGGCCGGGGGGTGGGCCGCGCGTGGGGTGAAGACGCGGCGGCTGAAGGTCAGCCACGCGTTCCACAGCCCGCTGATGGAGCCGATGCTCGCTGGGTTCGCCGCCGTCGTCGCCGGGCTCGACCTGCGCGCGCCCTCCCTGCCCATCGTGTCCAACGTGACCGGCGAGCTGGCCGACCCGGCGGCGATCCGTACCCCGGACTACTGGGTGCGGCACGTCCGCGAGGCCGTCCGCTTCGCCGACGGCGTACGCACCCTGCGCGCCCACGGCGTCGGCACCTTCGTCGAGGTCGGCCCCGACGCCGTCCTCGCCGCCACCGCCGAGGAGACCCTCGCCACCGTCGCCACCGCCCCCGACGTCGCCCCCGCCGCCGTCGTGCCCGCCCTGCGCCGCGACCGCCCCGAACGCCGCGCCCTGCTCGCCGCGCTCGCCCACCTGCACGTCGCCGGCACCGCCGTCCGCTGGGCCGACGTCCTCGCCGACCGGCCCGGCCGCCTCGTCGACCTGCCCACCTACCCGTTCGAGCGGCAGCACTACTGGGTGCCCGCCGAGGCCCCCGCCGACCCCGCCACCGGCACCGGCGCGCTCGACCACCGGTTCTGGGACGCCGTCGAACGCGCCGACCTCGACGCCCTGCGCGACACCCTCCACCTCGACGACGCCACCGTCGACTCCCTGCGCGCCCTGCTTCCCGCCCTCGCCGACTGGCGGCGGCAGCGGCAGGAACACACCGTCCTCGACGGCTGGCGGTACCGCGCCGAATGGCAGGTCACCGCCGAACCCACCCCCGGCCGGCTCGCCGGCACCTGGCTCCTGGCGCTCCCCGCCGGCCTCGCCGACGACCCGGCCGTCAGCGCGGTGAGCGCCGCGCTCACCGCAGCCGGGGCCGACGCGCTGCCGCTGACCGTCGCCCCCGACGCCGACCGCGCCGCCCTCGCCGCCGACCTCGGCGGCACCCCGCTCGCCGGGGTCGTCTCCCTGCTTGCCTGGGCACCGTCGGCCGACGCCGCCGCCCTGCCCGGCCTCGCCGCCACCCTCGCCCTCACCCAGGCCCTCGGCGACGCCGGCCAGGACGCCCCGCTGTGGCTGGTCACCCGGGGTGCCGTCGCCGCCGCCGCGTACGACCGGCTCGCCGACCCCGCCCAGGCCGCCACCTGGGGCTTCGGCCGGGTCGTCAGCGTCGAGGCCCCGCACCGCTGGGGCGGCCTCGTCGACCTGCCCACCCGACCCGACGCCCGCGCCGCCGGCCGGCTCGCCGCGATCCTCACCGGCACGACCGGCGAGGACCAGCTCGCCGTACGCGGCCCCGGCGTCTTCGCCCGCCGCCTCGTCCGCGCCCCCCTCGGCGACCGCCCCCCGGCCCGCCGCTACACGCCCACCGGCACCGCCCTGATCACCGGCGGCACCGGCGGCCTCGGCGCGCGCGCCGCCCGCTGGCTCGCCGCCGCCGGAGCCGAACACGTCGTCCTCGTCAGCCGGCGCGGCCCCGCCGCCCCCGCCGCCGCCGACCTCGAAGCCGAACTCACCGCCCTCGGCACCCGGGTCACCGTCGCCGCCTGCGACATCGCCGACCGGGCCGCCCTCGCCGACCTGCTGCGCCGCGTCGAAGCCGACGGCCCGCCCGTGCGCACCGTCGTGCACACCGCCGGCGTCGCCCAGACCACCCCCCTCGCCGAGGTCACCGCCGCCGAACTGGCCGAGGTCACCGGCGGCAAGACCGCCGGCGCGACCCACCTGCACGAGCTGCTCGCCGACCGGGACCTCGACGCCTTCGTCGTCTACTCGTCCATCGCCGCCACCTGGGGCAGCGCCGGCCAGGCCGGGTACGCCGCCGGCAACGCCCACCTCGACGCGCTCGTGCAGCAGCGCCGCGCCGACGGGCACGCCGGCACCGCCATCGCCTGGGGCCCCTGGGCCGACGGCGGCATGCACGGGGCCGACTCCGACCAGCAGCTCCGCCGCCGGGGCGTGCCCGCCATGGACCCCGCCGTCGCCATGGGCGCGCTCGCGCAGGCCCTCGACCACGACGACGCCACCCTCACCGTCGCCGACGTCGACTGGACCCGGTTCGCCCCCGCCTACGCCTCCGCCCGACGGCGGCCCCTGCTGGAGGGCGTACCCGAGGCGAAGGCCGCCCTCGACGGCGGCGCACCCACCGACGACGGCGACGACGGGCCCGCCGCGACCCTGCGCCGCCGCCTCGCCGGGCTCACCCCCGCCCGCCGCGAGGAGACCCTCGCCGACCTGATCCGCGACCACGCCGCCGACGTGCTCGGCCACGACGGCGGGCCCGCCGCCATCGGTGCCACCACCGCCTTCCGGGACCTCGGCTTCGACTCGCTCACCGCCGTGGAGCTGCGCAACCGGCTCGTCGCCGCCACCGGGCAGGCCCTGCCCACCACCCTCGTCTTCGACCACCCCAGCCCGGTCGTGCTGGCCCGCTTTCTGCTCGGCGGCCTCCTCGGCGACGCCACCGAGCCCGCCCCGGCCGCCGCCGCCCCGGCCGTGGACGGCGACGACCCGATCGCCATCGTCGGCATGGCCTGCCGCTACCCCGGCGGCATCGCCGACCCCGACCAGCTCTGGCGGCTCGTCGCCGACGGCGTCGACGCCATCGGCGACTTCCCCACCAACCGGGGCTGGGACCTCGACCGGCTCTTCGACCCCGACCCCACCACCCCCGGCACCAGCTACGCCGACCAGGGCGGCTTCCTCCACGACGCCGCCGACTTCGATGCGGCTTTCTTCGGCATTTCGCCCCGTGAGGCCCTTGCGATGGATCCGCAGCAGCGGTTGTTGCTGGAGGCGTCGTGGGAGGCGGTGGAGCGGGCAGGGGTTGATCCGGCGGGGTTGCGGGGTTCGCGAACAGGGGTGTTCGTCGGCACCAACGGCCAGGACTATGGGGCCCTGTTGATGATGTCAGCCGATGCGGCGGAGGGCTTCGCCGGCACCGGCAACGCGGCGAGCGTGGTGTCGGGTCGGGTGGCGTACGCGTTGGGGTTGGAGGGGCCGGCGGTGTCGGTGGACACGGCGTGTTCGTCGTCCCTCGTCGCACTGCACCTGGCGGTGCAGGCGCTGCGACGCGGCGAGTGCGATCTCGCGCTGGCCGGTGGCGTCACCGTGATGACCACCCCCGCCACCTTCGCCGAGTTCTCCCGCCAACGGGCCCTCGCCCCCGACGGCAGGTGCAAGGCGTTCGCCGAGGCGGCGGATGGCACCGGTTGGGGTGAGGGTGTCGGGGTGCTCCTGGTGGAGCGGTTGTCGGACGCGCGGCGTAACGGGCATCGGGTGCTTGCGGTGGTGCGGGGTTCTGCGGTGAATCAGGATGGGGCGTCGAACGGGTTGACTGCGCCGAATGGTCCGTCGCAGCAGCGGGTGATCCGGCAGGCTCTTGCGTCGGCGGGGTTGTCGGCTGCGGATGTGGACGTGGTGGAGGCGCACGGCACGGGCACGACGCTGGGTGATCCGATCGAGGCGCAGGCGCTCCTGGCCACGTACGGGCAGGACCGGGGCGACGCCGCGCCGCTGCTGCTCGGCTCGGTGAAGTCCAACATCGGGCACACCCAGGCCGCGGCCGGCGTCGCCGGCATCATCAAGATGGTCCTCGCGATGCGGCACGGGACCGTGCCCGCCACCCTGCACGTGGACGCCCCCTCGGGGCACATCGACTGGACCGCCGGAGCCGTCGAGCTGGTCACCGAGGCCCTGCCGTGGCCCGGGGCGGGCCGGCCCCGCCGAGCGGCCGTGTCGTCGTTCGGCATGTCCGGCACCAACGCCCACGTCATCGTCGAGCAGGGCGACGAGCCCGCCGACGTGCCGGCCGGGGTCCGTTCGCCGGGTCTGGTCGACGCCGACGTGACGGTGTGGCCGGTGTCGGCGCGGTCGAAGGCGGCCCTGGCTGGTCAGGCCGAACGGCTGGCCGCTCACGTGCGGGGGCACGGTGGCGTGGAGCCGGCGGTGGTCGGTTGGTCCCTCGCCACCACGCGCGCCACGTTCGATCAGCGGGCGTCGGTGGTCGGCTCGGGTGTGGAGGAGTTGCTGTCGGGGCTGGATGCTCTGGCGTCCGGTCTGCCGGCGGGCAATGTGGTGTCCGGTGTGGCGTCTGGTCACGGTGTGGGTCCGGTGTTCGTGTTCCCGGGGCAGGGTGCGCAGTCGGCGCGCATGGCGGCCGGTCTGGTGGGTCGTACTCCGGTGTTCGACGCGCGGTTGGCGGAGTGTCAGCGGGCCCTGGCTCCGTTCCTGGACGTCGACCTTGTCTCCGTGTTGACCGGGGATGACGAGTCGTGGTTGGAGCGGGTCGAGGTGGTGCAGCCGGTCCTGTGGGCCGTCGGCGTCGCCCTCGCGGCGGTGTGGGAACACGCGGGCGTGTCCCCGCAGGCGGTGGTCGGCCACTCGCAGGGCGAGATCGGTGCCGCCTGCGTCGCGGGGATCCTGTCCCTCGACGACGCGGCGAAGACCGTCGCTCTGCGGTCGCGGGCCCTGGCCGTGTTGCGGGGGACTGGTGCGATGGCGTCGGTTGACCTGTCCGCCGTCGCGGTGACCGCACGCCTCGCGCAGTTCCCGGGCGTGGGCGTCGCCGCCGTGAACGGTCCGGCGACGGTGGTGGTGTCGGGTCCGCCGCAGCCGGTCGCGGACCTGGTGCAGGCGTGCCAGGCCGAGGGGATCCGGGCGCGGTTGATTCCGGTGGACTACGCCTCGCACTCCCCGTCGGTGCAGGACGTCGCCGAACGCCTCCGCGCGGACCTGGCCGACGTGAGCCCGCAGCCGGGTCGGGTTCGGCTGGTGTCGACGTTGACGGGTGACTGGGTGGACCCGGGGAGCATGACGGCGGACTACTGGTATGACAACCTGCGGCAGACGGTGCAGTTCGACGCGGCCGTGCGGGTGGCCGTGGTGGCCGGGCACACGACGTTCGTGGAGATCAGCCCGCATCCGGTGTTGACGATGCCGGTGACGGCGATCCTCGACGACGCCGGGGTCACCGGCCACACGATCGGTAGCCTGCGGCGGGGTGACGACGACCCGACGCGGCTGCTGTCCAACCTGGCCGCCGCGCACGCGATCGGCCTGCCCGTCGACCTGACGAAGGTCCTCGCCGAGGCCGACACTGTCGACCTGCCCACGTACGCGTTCGACCGGGGCCGGTACTGGCTGGAGCCGCCCGCGCACCAGGTCCGGGACGTCGGTGCCGCCGGCCTCCAGGACGCCGGGCACCCCCTGCTCAGCGCCGCGATCCCCGTCGCCGACGACCAGACGGTCGTGCTCACCGGCCGGCTGTCGGTGCGTACCCACCCGTGGCTCGCGGACCACGCCGTCGGCGGGGCGGTGATCGTCCCCGGGACCGGGATCGTCGACATGGTCGTCCGGGCCGGCGACGAGGTCGACGCCGGCCAGCTCGGCGACCTCACCCTGATCAGCCCGCTCGTCGTGCCGCCGGCCGGGGCCGTGCAGGTGCAGGTACGCGTCGGCGCGCCCAGCGACAGCGGGGAGCGGACCGTCACCGTGCACTCCCGCCCCGAGGGCGACGGCGACGGCGAGTGGACCCGGCACGCCGAGGGCCTGCTGCTGCCGCAGCTCCCCGCCCCGCTGGTCGTGCCGGGGGAGTGGCCGCCCGCCGATGCCGTCGAGGTCGACGCGGACCTCGACGCCTGGTACGCGGAAATGGCCGGCGGCGGCCTCGGCTACGGCCCGGCCTTCCGGGGCCTGCTCCGGGTGTGGCGCGGCGTCGACGAGGCGTACGCCGAGGTGGCCCTGCCCGAGGCGGTGGCCGCCGACGCGCCCCGCTTCGGCCTGCACCCCGCCCTGTTCGACGCGGCGCTCCAGGCCAGCGGCCTCACGGGGCTGCTCGGCGACGGCAACCGCGACGGCAACTCCGACGGCGACGCCGCCGGCACCGGCTGGATGCCGTTCGCGTTCCGCGCCGTCGGCCTGCACGCCCACGGGGCGACCCGGCTGCGGGTGCGGCTGCGCCCCCTCGGCCCCGACACCCTCGCCGTCACGCTCGCCGATGCCGCCGGGCAGCCCGTCGCCACCGTCGAGTCGCTGACGTTCCGCCCGGTCGCCGCCGGCCGGGCCGACGAGGCCGCCGCCCTGCGCCGCAACTGCCTGTTCCACCTCGACTGGACGCCGCTGGGCGGGACTTCGCCGGACCGGACGCCGCTGGAGCAGACGCCGTCGGACCGCCCCGACGTGGCGGGCGGCACCCGCTGGGTGCTGCTCGGCGACGACCCGGCCGGCCTCGCCGCCGCGCTGGCCGCCGCCGGGCACCCCGTGACCGCCCACGCCGACCTGGCCGCCCTCGCCGCCGAGGTGGAGCGCGGCGGAGACGTACCCGATGTGGTGGTCGCGCAGTGGGTCGGCGCGAACCCGGCGCGGGCCGGCGACGCCGCGCACGACGCGGCCCGGGACGCCCTCGCGCTCGTGCAGGGCTGGCTGGCCCAGCCCGGCCTGGAGCGGTCCCGCCTGGTGCTGCGCACCGCCGGGGCGGTGGGCGCGGCCCCCGGCGAGGCCCCCCGCGACCTGGCGCGCGCCGCCCTGTGGGGGCTGGTCCGGTCGGCACAGGCCGAGCACCCCGGCCGGTTCACGCTGCTGGACGCCGACGACGACGCCGGCTGCCTCGCGGCCGTGCCGGCGGCCGTCGCCTGCGGCGAGCCGCAGGTCGCCGTGCGCGACGGCGCGCTGCTCGTGCCCCGGCTGGTGCGGGCCCGCGACGCCGGCACGCTGGCCCTGCCCGGCGACGACGTGCCGTGGCGGCTCGACGTCACCGAGAAGGGCACCCTGGAGAACCTGGCCGTGCTGCCCTGCCCCGAGGTCGGCGAGGCGCTGCCGGCCGGGCAGGTACGCGTCGCGATGCGCGCCTCCGGCCTCAACTTCCGGGACGTCGTGCTGACCCTCGGCATGGTCCCCGACCAGGAGGTGCTCGGCAACGAGGGCGCGGGCGTGGTGCTCGACGTCGGCCCCGGCGTCACCGGCGTGGCCCCCGGCGACCGGGTGATGGGCCTGTTCTCCGGCTCGTTCGCCAGCGTCGCCGTCACCGACCACCGCCTCGTCACCCGCATCCCCGCCGGCTGGTCCTACGCGGAGGCCGCCGCCGTGCCGGTGGTCTTCCTCACCGCCTGGTACGGCCTGGTCGAGCTGGCCCGCCTCGACGCCGGCGAGTCGGTGCTGGTGCACGCGGCGGCCGGCGGCGTCGGCATGGCCGCCGTGCAGATCGCCCGCCACCTCGGCGCGGAGGTCTACGGCACGGCCAGCCCCGGCAAGTGGCCGGCGCTGTGCGCCACCGGCTTCGACGACGCGCACGTCGCCTCCTCCCGCAGCCTCGACTTCGTCGACGCGTTCCGCGACCGCACCGGCGGGCGCGGCGTCGACGTGGTGCTCAACGCGCTCAGCGGCGAGTTCGTCGACGCGTCGCTGCGGCTGCTCGCCCCCGGCGGGCGGTTCGTCGAGATGGGCAAGACCGACAAGCGGGACCCGCAGCGCGTCGCCGCCGACCACCCCGGCGTCAGCTACCAGGTCTTCGACCTCATCGAGGCCGGCCAGGACAAGATCGGCGAGATGCTCGCCGAGCTGGTGGCGCTGTTCGCCGCCGGCGCGCTGCGCCCGCTGCCCCGCCGCGACTGGGACGTCCGGCGCGCCCCAGAGGCGTTCCGCTTCCTCAGCCAGGCCCGGCACGTCGGCAAGCTCGCCCTGAGCATCCCGCAGGCGCCCCGCCTCGACGGCACCGTCCTCGTCTCCGGCGCGACCGGCACCCTCGGCGCGCTGCTCTGCCGGCACCTGGTCACCGTCCACGACGCCCGGCAGCTCCTGCTGGTCAGCCGGCGCGGCCCCGACGCCGAGGGCGCCGACGCGCTGCTGGCCGACCTCAAGGCGCTCGGCGCGGACGTGTCGATCGTCGCCGCCGACCTGGCCGACCCGGACGCCGTCGGCGACGTGCTGTCCCTGGTGGACGCCCGGCACCCGCTGCGGGCCGTCGTGCACGCGGCCGGCGTCCTCGACGACGGGGTGCTGGAGTCGATGACCCCCGACCGGCTCGCCGCCGTGCTGCGGCCGAAGGTCGACGCCGCCTGGAACCTGCACCGCGCCACGGTCGGCCACGAGCTGACCGCGTTCGTGCTGTTCTCCGCCGCCGCCGGGGTGTTCGGCGGCCCGGGGCAGGGCAACTACGCCGCCGGCAACGCGTTCCTCGACGCCCTCGCCGAGCACCGGCGGGCCCTCGGCCTGCCGGCGGTCTCCCTCACCTGGGGCCGGTGGGCGCAGGCCAGCGGCATGACCGGGCACCTCGACGCCGCCGACATCCGCCGCCTCGACCGGGGCGGCATGGCCGCCCTGTCCAACGACGAGGCCCTCGCCCTGTTCGACGCGGCCTGGCGGTCCGAGCGGGCCGTGCTGATGCCCGCGAAGATCAGCACCGGGGTCGCCGCGCCGGGCGCGCCCGTCCACCCGCTGCTGACCGGGCTGGTCCGCGCCGCCGGCCGCCGGGCCGCCGCCGGTGAGGCCGCCGACGGGCAGGCGTACGCGGCGCGGCTCGCCGGCCTCACCGCCGACAAGCGGGTACGCGCCCTGCGTGACCTGGTGCTGTCGAACGTCGCCGTCGTCCTCGGCCACGGCGACCCGGCCGGCATCGAGCCGACCCGCGCCTTCCGCGAGCTCGGCTTCGACTCGCTGACCGCCGTCGAGCTGCGCAACCGGCTCGGGGCGGCCACCGGGCTGCGGCTGCCCGCCACCCTCGTCTTCGACAACCCGACGCCGGCCGCGCTCGCCGCGTACCTCGCCGACCAGCTCGCCCCGGCGGGCGGGTCGGCGGGCGGTTCAGCCGATGCGGCGGGCGGCCCGGCGACGGGGGCCGGCCTGGACCTCGACCGCCTCGAGGCGGCCCTCGCCGGCCTCGACCCGGCCGACGACGAGTTCCGCCGCATCACCGACCGGCTGCACGGCCTGCTGGACCGGCTGGCCGAGCGGCAGTCCGACGCGGGCGACGACGACCTGGAGTCGGCCACCGCCGAGAACATCTTCGACCTGATCGACCGCGAGCTGGAGACGTCGTGA